From Gloeocapsa sp. DLM2.Bin57:
TACGGTAAAAGAGTGCAATATTCGGTTTTTGAATGTGTCCTTTCTCGTCCTAAATATCGCGAGTTGCAAAAGAGACTCAAATACGTCTTTAAATCTGAGGAGGATAATATTCGCTTTTACTCGGTGTCTAGACATACTCTTGACCAAGTAGAAGCGTGGGGTGGTCCTCCTATTACAGAAGCACCTAGTTCAATTGTTGTCTAATTTTGAATTGCGATTAGTTACATTTTTCGCTACAATTTGCGAGGGTCACTTAAATTGGGCTCAAATATCGATTATCTCGTTGTGAACCTCGACATACCTCTGGATAAGGGTTCTAGCGATTTTTTTCTCGAAAAATGCCTGGTTGATGTTTTCGTCAACCGAACCCCTCGCAAATTGCCTCTAGACATTTGATTAAATATGGTGTTTAATAGGGGTAGGTCTCTATTTATTGGAGACCCTAATTGATTGGAAACTCTATATAAAGAAAAAATGACTGCACTTTTTCTTCTGGTCTCTATTTATTGGAGACCCTAATTGATTGGAAACACCGAACATTGAATAAGGGAGTTCTTCTGCTATCATAAATCCCTCCTGTCTCTATTT
This genomic window contains:
- the cas2 gene encoding CRISPR-associated endonuclease Cas2 produces the protein MLFYVVVYDIPCDKRRKKIADLLEGYGKRVQYSVFECVLSRPKYRELQKRLKYVFKSEEDNIRFYSVSRHTLDQVEAWGGPPITEAPSSIVV